In the Halococcus hamelinensis 100A6 genome, TGGTCGTCGGCGCAGGCGCTGCTGGTGTCGGTATCGGGGCCGTCCTCGCCGATCTCGATCTCGATTCCTACGCGATCCTCGAACGGGACGAGGTCGGCGCGTCGTTCGAACGGTGGCCCGAGGAGATGCGGTTCATCACACCCTCCTTCCCCGGCAACAACTTCGGCTGCCGGGACCTGAACGCCGTCACCATCGACACGTCACCTGCGTTCGCTCTCGACCGCGAGCACCCGAGCGGTGAGGAGTACGCCGAATATCTTCGGGCGGTCGCCGAGTTTCACGATCTGCCCGTTCGGACCGGCGTAGCGGTGGAATCGATACAGCGATCCGGTACCGACGTCGAAACACCGGGAGAACATACTGATGGGTTCGTGCTCCACACGTCCACCGGCGTCATCCGGAGTCAGTTCGTCGTCTGGGCGGCCGGTCAGTTCGGAGCGCCGAACGACGACCCGTTCCCCGGCGCGAGCCACTGTGTTCATAATTCGCGGGTCGACTCCTGGCGCACGTTCGCCAGCGAATGCACGGACGATCCGGTCGTCGTTGTCGGTGGCTACGAGAGCGGCATCGATGCGGCGCTCGCACTCGCGGACCTGGGCACCGAAGTCCTGGTCGTCGACGAGACGGGGCCGTGGCAGTTCCGAGGCCCCGACCCGAGCGAAGTCCTCTCCCCGTATACGAGCCAGCGATTACAGACGGCCTCTGAGAACGATGCGCCGATCGCCCTCGAAGACGGGATCCGCGTCGAACGTGTCGACGTTGAGGA is a window encoding:
- a CDS encoding NAD(P)/FAD-dependent oxidoreductase, giving the protein MRPDEVRKYESLDVVVVGAGAAGVGIGAVLADLDLDSYAILERDEVGASFERWPEEMRFITPSFPGNNFGCRDLNAVTIDTSPAFALDREHPSGEEYAEYLRAVAEFHDLPVRTGVAVESIQRSGTDVETPGEHTDGFVLHTSTGVIRSQFVVWAAGQFGAPNDDPFPGASHCVHNSRVDSWRTFASECTDDPVVVVGGYESGIDAALALADLGTEVLVVDETGPWQFRGPDPSEVLSPYTSQRLQTASENDAPIALEDGIRVERVDVEEGTFVVRGTDGAAYATRNSPVLATGFEGTFGPADKFFEKEDHRPRLTDRDESTIASGLFLVGPQVAHNGQDFCFIYKFRQRFAVVADEIAARLEIDRAPLEEYRDEGMFLQDLSCCEPDICDC